A single region of the Pontibacter kalidii genome encodes:
- a CDS encoding mechanosensitive ion channel family protein, with translation MRKVEHWIEENLNLSAEIQENIFMSLLALLGLWIISRLLLRLASRQQTDSRKLYQWRKTTNYVVTGLGIIFLANIWFDGFSSITTFLGIFSVGLVVVLRDPILNIMGWVFLIWKRPFKVGDRIKIGPYTGDVIDIAFFQFTLNELGEWVDSEQATGRVVHVPNGQVFTQPQTNYNYGFPFIWHEVQLRITFESNWQKAKTILEEIASRNCEKLSEAAENLVRAEAQQHLIFYKSFAPRVFTKVRENGIQLTARYLCGLNARRESENSIWEEVLTQFLSTPDIRFAYPTTRFYSTMESQQDEAEAQQVEAPEKRRR, from the coding sequence ATGCGAAAAGTTGAGCACTGGATTGAGGAAAACCTGAACCTGTCTGCTGAGATACAGGAGAACATTTTCATGTCGCTGCTGGCTTTGCTGGGACTATGGATCATAAGCAGGCTGCTGCTGCGGCTGGCGTCGCGGCAGCAGACCGACTCCCGCAAATTATATCAGTGGAGGAAAACGACCAACTACGTGGTAACGGGGCTGGGGATCATCTTTCTGGCCAACATCTGGTTCGACGGGTTCAGCTCTATCACCACGTTCCTGGGTATCTTCTCGGTAGGCCTGGTGGTGGTGCTCCGCGACCCCATCCTCAACATCATGGGCTGGGTGTTCCTCATCTGGAAACGTCCCTTCAAGGTAGGCGACCGGATCAAGATCGGCCCGTACACCGGTGATGTGATCGATATTGCCTTCTTCCAGTTCACGCTGAATGAACTGGGCGAGTGGGTAGACTCAGAGCAGGCCACCGGTCGTGTGGTGCATGTGCCCAACGGCCAGGTATTCACGCAGCCGCAGACCAACTACAACTACGGCTTTCCTTTTATATGGCATGAGGTGCAGCTGCGCATCACCTTTGAGAGCAATTGGCAGAAAGCCAAGACTATACTGGAGGAAATAGCCAGCAGAAACTGCGAGAAGCTAAGTGAGGCTGCAGAGAACCTGGTTAGGGCCGAGGCGCAGCAGCATCTTATCTTCTATAAAAGCTTTGCCCCAAGGGTATTCACCAAAGTGCGCGAGAACGGGATTCAGCTTACCGCCCGCTACCTGTGCGGTCTGAATGCGCGCCGCGAGAGTGAGAACAGCATCTGGGAAGAAGTGCTGACACAGTTCCTGAGTACCCCTGACATCCGGTTCGCCTACCCTACCACCCGTTTTTACAGCACCATGGAAAGCCAGCAAGACGAAGCGGAGGCCCAGCAAGTGGAGGCGCCAGAGAAAAGACGGAGGTAA
- a CDS encoding cation:proton antiporter, producing MTHLPNLVMDLGLILGAAGIMTLLFKKLKQPLVLGYIIAGLLVGPHINLFPTIVEIENINVWAEIGVIFLLFSLGLEFSFKKLVKVGGASSIMAGLEVVVMLLLGYLTGKLLGWSTMDSVFLGGILSISSTTIIIRAFEELGVKSHRFAGLVFGVLIVEDLVAILLMVLLSTLAVSQQFAGAEMLSAVLKLAFFLVVWFLAGIFLIPTLLKKASKLMNDETLLIVSIALCFLMVILAAQVGFSPALGAFIMGSILAETTKAEKIEHLVTSVKDLFGAIFFVSVGILINPAMIVEYAGPIALITVVTLVGKMVSITAGGLIAGQGLKTSIQSGMSVSQIGEFSFIIATLGLTLNVTSDFLYPVAVAVSAITTFTTPYMIKLSEPLYRSVERMLPSRWISSLNEYSSGAQTISTTSDWKLVLRSYGINLVVYSVILIAIVLLAGEFLYPFITESVINGAWGGIVTTAITLLFMAPFLWALAVHHPQKEAQGRIWANKNYRSLIIVMEFTRIGIAILFIGFLLNRVLSVQVAIIVGLFIIGLLVIFSKKIQDFYIRIEDRFMSNLNAREISAASKMSHTLVPWDAHLTSFDVSPESVVVGKSMLELQIRELYGVNVAVIERGDRTIMAPTRHERIFPGDRIYIFGTDEQIGAFKQFIETETGTTAPNGEAGKEDIELQMLVVSADSTLLHKTVRQSGVRERTKGLIVGIEKNGERMLNPDSELVLEEGDILWIVGSPWRIKQLEGAKQEATQV from the coding sequence ATGACACACCTCCCCAATCTGGTCATGGACCTCGGGCTGATTCTTGGTGCAGCTGGCATCATGACACTTCTTTTCAAGAAGCTGAAGCAACCCCTGGTACTGGGCTACATTATCGCGGGCTTGCTGGTAGGCCCGCACATTAACCTGTTCCCGACAATCGTTGAGATAGAAAACATCAATGTATGGGCCGAAATAGGCGTTATCTTCCTGCTTTTCAGCCTGGGGCTGGAGTTCAGTTTTAAGAAGCTGGTGAAAGTAGGTGGCGCGTCCTCCATCATGGCGGGCCTCGAGGTCGTGGTTATGCTGCTGTTGGGCTACCTCACGGGCAAGCTCCTGGGCTGGTCCACGATGGACAGTGTTTTTCTGGGCGGTATCCTGTCCATCTCCTCCACCACCATCATTATCCGGGCCTTTGAGGAACTGGGCGTGAAGTCCCACCGCTTCGCCGGGCTGGTGTTCGGGGTGCTGATCGTGGAAGACCTCGTGGCCATACTCCTGATGGTGCTGCTCTCCACCCTAGCCGTGAGCCAGCAGTTTGCCGGCGCCGAAATGCTCTCGGCCGTGCTCAAGCTGGCCTTCTTCCTGGTGGTGTGGTTCCTGGCAGGTATATTCCTGATACCTACTTTGCTCAAGAAGGCAAGTAAGCTCATGAACGACGAGACGCTTCTGATCGTCTCCATCGCCCTTTGTTTCCTGATGGTGATACTGGCGGCGCAAGTAGGCTTCTCGCCGGCGCTGGGCGCGTTCATCATGGGCTCTATCCTGGCTGAGACGACCAAGGCCGAGAAGATTGAGCACCTTGTCACCTCCGTTAAAGACCTTTTCGGCGCTATCTTCTTCGTGTCGGTAGGCATCCTGATCAACCCAGCCATGATTGTGGAGTATGCCGGTCCCATCGCACTTATCACCGTGGTAACACTTGTCGGCAAAATGGTAAGTATCACGGCGGGCGGCCTCATAGCGGGGCAGGGGCTCAAGACATCCATTCAGTCAGGTATGAGCGTGTCGCAGATCGGGGAGTTCTCCTTCATCATCGCCACCCTGGGCCTTACCCTGAACGTGACCAGCGACTTCCTATACCCTGTAGCAGTGGCCGTTTCGGCCATCACCACGTTCACGACGCCATACATGATCAAGCTGTCGGAGCCGCTCTACAGGTCGGTGGAGCGTATGCTGCCCTCCAGGTGGATTTCTTCGTTGAACGAGTACAGCTCCGGTGCCCAGACCATCAGCACGACCAGTGACTGGAAGCTGGTGCTCCGGTCATACGGCATCAACCTGGTGGTTTACTCTGTCATCCTGATTGCCATAGTGCTGCTGGCCGGTGAGTTTCTGTACCCATTCATTACCGAAAGTGTGATTAACGGCGCGTGGGGCGGCATTGTAACAACGGCCATTACCCTGCTTTTCATGGCACCGTTCCTTTGGGCGCTGGCCGTGCATCATCCGCAGAAAGAGGCGCAGGGGCGTATCTGGGCCAATAAAAATTACCGTAGCCTTATCATTGTGATGGAGTTTACCAGAATAGGCATCGCCATACTTTTTATCGGCTTCCTGTTAAACCGGGTACTATCGGTGCAGGTGGCCATTATCGTTGGTTTGTTTATCATTGGCCTACTGGTCATTTTCTCCAAAAAGATACAGGATTTCTACATCAGGATAGAGGACCGCTTCATGTCTAACCTGAATGCCCGGGAGATCAGTGCCGCCAGCAAAATGAGCCACACGCTGGTGCCCTGGGACGCCCACCTCACCAGCTTTGATGTGTCGCCGGAGTCTGTGGTGGTGGGCAAAAGTATGCTTGAGCTGCAAATAAGGGAGCTTTATGGTGTCAACGTGGCTGTGATAGAGCGCGGCGACCGCACGATCATGGCGCCCACCCGGCACGAAAGGATCTTCCCCGGCGATAGGATCTATATCTTTGGGACGGATGAGCAGATCGGGGCCTTTAAGCAGTTTATCGAAACAGAGACGGGGACGACCGCCCCAAATGGCGAGGCCGGGAAAGAAGACATCGAGCTTCAAATGCTGGTCGTGTCGGCGGACTCTACGTTGCTTCACAAAACTGTGCGCCAGTCTGGCGTGCGGGAGAGAACGAAAGGCCTTATTGTGGGGATAGAAAAGAACGGGGAGCGCATGCTGAACCCAGACTCGGAACTGGTGCTGGAGGAGGGCGACATCCTGTGGATTGTGGGTAGCCCGTGGCGTATAAAACAGTTGGAGGGCGCCAAACAAGAGGCAACCCAAGTATAA
- a CDS encoding potassium/proton antiporter produces the protein MNVTFEDILLVSSILLFLSILITKSLGRFGIPALLLFLGVGMLAGSEGLGKIHFNDPQSAQSLGTVALTFILFSGGLDTRWESIRPVLWRGVGLATVGVLVTAMLLGGFVYYVTDFTLLESMLLGSIVSSTDAAAVFSILRSKNIGLKHNLRPTLELESGSNDPMAYFLTVSFTFLIMNEEASIWRLIPMFFMQMSIGAMAGVAMGRAMAWIINRIKLEQEGLYPALTMAMIIFTFAFTNVINGNGFLAVYIAGVILGNRNFIHKRSLTKFYDGIAWLMQILMFLTLGLLVFPSHMVPLIGTGLLISIFLILVARPVSVFLSMAFFRNSIRDKLYVSWVGLRGAVPIVFATYPLLAGVEKSGMIFNIVFFIVITSVLLQGTTLSVVARWLKLSQQDKRQKKYQFDLEMEYDIKNELTEIQVPDRSPAVGKNLVDLHFPKGALIVLINRNGKFLTPNGATTLETNDVLFVMTDRDDELTRVNKLLGYEVE, from the coding sequence ATGAACGTCACTTTTGAAGACATACTTCTTGTTTCATCAATCCTGCTATTCCTGAGCATATTGATCACCAAGAGCTTAGGACGGTTTGGTATTCCTGCTTTATTACTATTCCTGGGCGTAGGGATGCTGGCCGGGTCTGAAGGGCTGGGAAAGATACATTTCAACGACCCGCAGTCGGCACAGTCGCTGGGCACCGTGGCGCTTACGTTTATACTTTTCTCCGGCGGCCTGGACACCCGCTGGGAGAGCATCAGGCCCGTACTCTGGCGTGGGGTTGGTCTGGCCACAGTGGGGGTCCTCGTAACGGCCATGTTACTGGGGGGCTTTGTCTACTACGTCACTGATTTCACGTTGCTGGAGAGCATGCTGCTGGGTTCTATTGTGTCGTCTACAGATGCGGCGGCGGTGTTCTCTATCCTTCGTTCCAAAAATATTGGCCTTAAGCACAACCTTCGGCCTACACTGGAGCTGGAGTCGGGCAGTAACGACCCGATGGCGTACTTTCTGACCGTTAGCTTCACCTTCCTGATCATGAATGAGGAGGCCAGCATCTGGCGGCTTATCCCCATGTTTTTCATGCAGATGAGCATTGGTGCCATGGCAGGCGTGGCAATGGGCAGGGCCATGGCCTGGATAATCAACCGCATCAAGCTGGAGCAGGAAGGGCTATATCCTGCCCTCACCATGGCAATGATTATCTTTACCTTTGCCTTTACGAATGTTATCAATGGTAACGGTTTTTTGGCCGTGTATATAGCGGGCGTGATACTCGGGAACCGGAACTTCATCCATAAGCGCAGCCTTACCAAGTTCTACGATGGCATAGCCTGGCTCATGCAGATCCTGATGTTCCTTACGCTGGGGCTATTGGTGTTCCCGTCGCACATGGTGCCTCTGATAGGCACTGGCCTGCTGATATCGATATTCCTAATCCTTGTGGCGCGGCCGGTGAGCGTGTTCCTGAGCATGGCTTTCTTCCGAAACTCCATCCGGGACAAACTCTACGTCTCCTGGGTAGGGTTGCGCGGCGCCGTGCCGATTGTATTCGCCACCTATCCCCTGCTTGCCGGTGTGGAGAAGTCGGGCATGATTTTCAATATCGTGTTCTTTATCGTGATCACCTCTGTGCTGCTGCAAGGAACCACCCTTTCTGTTGTGGCCAGGTGGCTGAAGCTGAGCCAGCAGGACAAAAGGCAAAAGAAGTACCAGTTCGACCTGGAGATGGAGTACGATATCAAAAACGAACTCACAGAAATCCAGGTACCCGACAGAAGCCCGGCCGTTGGAAAAAACCTCGTCGACCTGCACTTTCCAAAGGGGGCGTTGATTGTCCTTATCAACAGGAATGGGAAGTTCTTGACGCCTAATGGCGCCACCACCCTTGAGACAAATGATGTCTTGTTTGTGATGACAGACCGCGACGACGAGCTCACGAGAGTAAACAAACTGCTGGGGTATGAAGTGGAGTAA
- the kynU gene encoding kynureninase, producing MNYQNTLAFAQEQDRQDPLFHFRDRFYFPQVNKQDAIYFCGNSLGLQPKSAQMYIDNEMYKWANLAVEGHFKGEEPWFNYHELLAPATARVVGAKESEVVVMNQLTVNLHLMLVSFYRPEGKRFKIITEGGAFPSDQYALETQVKFHGYTPGEAIVELFPREGEHTLRTEDILASIKQHGEELALVMMGGINYYTGQVFDMAAITQAGHEVGAFVGFDLAHAAGNVPLHLHNWDVDFAVWCTYKYLNSGPGGTSGVYVHERHGNDPGIPRFAGWWGHDAQERFRMQKGFKPMPGAAGWQLSNAQILPMAVHRAALALVDEAGGMEALRAKSEKLTGYLEYLINDVHVGQEVLEMITPRDPQARGCQISLLVKKNSRLLFDKLMEAGIIVDYREPNVIRVAPTPLYNSFEEVYRFSEILHDCLEGQS from the coding sequence ATGAACTATCAAAATACGCTTGCCTTTGCACAGGAGCAAGACCGCCAGGATCCCTTATTCCACTTCCGGGACCGCTTCTATTTTCCGCAGGTAAACAAACAGGACGCCATCTACTTCTGCGGCAACTCGCTGGGGCTGCAGCCCAAATCGGCGCAGATGTACATCGACAACGAAATGTATAAGTGGGCCAACCTGGCTGTGGAGGGGCACTTTAAAGGTGAGGAGCCTTGGTTTAACTACCACGAGCTGTTGGCTCCGGCAACTGCCCGTGTGGTGGGCGCCAAAGAGAGCGAGGTGGTGGTGATGAACCAGCTGACTGTTAACCTGCACCTGATGCTGGTGTCGTTTTACCGCCCGGAGGGCAAGCGGTTCAAGATCATCACGGAGGGCGGCGCTTTCCCCTCGGACCAGTATGCGCTGGAGACGCAGGTGAAGTTCCATGGCTATACTCCGGGAGAGGCCATTGTGGAGCTTTTCCCGAGAGAAGGCGAGCACACCCTGCGCACCGAGGACATCCTGGCAAGTATAAAGCAACACGGCGAGGAGCTGGCGCTGGTGATGATGGGCGGCATTAACTACTACACTGGGCAGGTGTTCGACATGGCTGCCATCACCCAAGCGGGCCATGAGGTGGGCGCATTCGTAGGTTTCGACCTGGCGCATGCCGCCGGCAACGTGCCGCTGCACCTGCACAACTGGGACGTGGACTTTGCCGTGTGGTGCACTTACAAATATCTCAACTCAGGCCCGGGCGGTACCTCCGGCGTATATGTGCACGAGCGCCATGGCAACGATCCAGGCATTCCACGGTTTGCCGGCTGGTGGGGCCACGATGCGCAGGAGCGCTTTAGAATGCAGAAAGGCTTCAAGCCAATGCCCGGCGCAGCGGGCTGGCAGCTGAGCAACGCGCAGATCCTGCCGATGGCGGTGCACCGCGCCGCGCTGGCGCTGGTGGATGAGGCTGGCGGCATGGAGGCCCTGCGCGCTAAAAGCGAAAAGCTGACCGGTTACCTGGAGTACCTGATCAACGATGTGCATGTGGGCCAGGAGGTGCTGGAGATGATCACACCGCGCGACCCGCAGGCCCGGGGCTGCCAGATATCGCTGCTCGTAAAAAAGAACTCCCGCCTGTTGTTCGACAAGTTGATGGAGGCCGGTATCATAGTGGATTATCGCGAGCCAAACGTAATCCGCGTGGCCCCTACCCCACTCTACAACAGCTTTGAGGAAGTATACCGCTTCTCTGAGATTTTACACGATTGCCTGGAAGGCCAATCCTAA
- a CDS encoding outer membrane beta-barrel protein: protein MNKRYSLIAALMLILCYPATAQENAPQAPSPNQSFTSVKIGPSLTTIALKDGPWQGAQLGGHAGIYYLTMQSDKVGVQVEAQYSFQGAELERGHLLLHYLNVPVTAKVFVAPNVSLQGGAYAGLLLDQRYEYEAIDSRPQMEGKDYCLVYGLSFGNESKATFSLRHHIGLVDIIGAKNQVFQLSVGYCVSKK from the coding sequence ATGAACAAACGCTACTCCCTTATCGCAGCCCTCATGCTTATACTTTGCTACCCTGCCACTGCACAGGAGAATGCGCCTCAGGCACCATCTCCCAACCAGAGCTTTACCAGCGTTAAAATTGGCCCTAGCCTTACTACCATCGCCTTGAAAGATGGTCCTTGGCAGGGTGCACAGTTAGGCGGCCATGCCGGCATCTACTATCTGACCATGCAGAGCGACAAGGTGGGAGTCCAGGTAGAAGCGCAGTATTCGTTCCAAGGCGCGGAGCTGGAGCGTGGACACCTGCTGCTGCATTACCTTAATGTGCCTGTTACGGCAAAAGTTTTTGTTGCACCGAATGTAAGCCTGCAAGGGGGCGCCTACGCTGGTTTGCTGCTGGACCAGCGTTACGAGTACGAAGCCATTGATTCCCGCCCACAAATGGAAGGCAAAGATTACTGCCTGGTCTATGGGCTCTCATTTGGCAATGAAAGCAAAGCCACTTTCAGCCTGCGCCACCATATAGGGCTGGTGGATATCATTGGGGCCAAGAATCAGGTGTTTCAGCTGTCTGTAGGATACTGTGTGAGTAAAAAATAG
- the asnS gene encoding asparagine--tRNA ligase, whose translation MQRTKVKDLLKGAEVGKEVLLKGWVRTKRGNKYLSFIAVNDGSTINNLQVVADAERFSEEALKDVTTGAAISVVGELVASQGKGQAFEVQATSIEVVGKADPETYPLQKKAHSLEFLREIAHLRFRTNTFGAVFRVRNSLAFAVHRFFNEKGFVYMHTPIITASDAEGAGEMFRVTTLDPVNPPLTENGQVNYEEDFFGKATNLTVSGQLEGELAAMAFSDIYTFGPTFRAENSNTTRHLAEFWMIEPEMAFYDLKMNADLAEEFIKYIIRYALEHNREDIEFLGQRLAEEDKSKPQHERQEMTLLEKLEFVVNNDFERVTYTEAIDILVNSNHYKKKKFQYEVNWGVDLQSEHERYLVEKHFKKPVIVTDYPKDIKAFYMRLNDDGKTVAAMDILAPGIGEIVGGSQREERIDILVERMKGVGIHEEDLWWYLDTRRFGGCPHAGFGLGFERMVQFVTGMGNIRDVIPFPRTPQNAEF comes from the coding sequence ATGCAACGCACAAAAGTTAAAGATCTGCTAAAGGGTGCCGAGGTAGGCAAAGAGGTATTGCTGAAAGGCTGGGTGCGCACGAAGCGCGGGAACAAGTATCTGAGCTTTATCGCCGTGAACGACGGCTCCACGATAAATAATTTACAGGTAGTAGCCGACGCTGAGAGATTCAGCGAAGAGGCGCTGAAGGACGTGACCACCGGTGCTGCTATTTCTGTGGTGGGCGAGTTGGTTGCATCGCAGGGCAAAGGCCAGGCCTTTGAAGTGCAGGCTACCAGTATAGAAGTAGTGGGCAAAGCCGATCCGGAAACCTACCCGCTGCAGAAGAAGGCGCACTCGCTGGAATTTTTGCGCGAGATCGCCCACCTGCGCTTCCGCACCAACACGTTCGGGGCTGTGTTCCGCGTGCGCAACTCCCTGGCTTTTGCCGTGCACAGGTTCTTTAACGAGAAGGGCTTCGTGTACATGCACACGCCTATTATCACGGCTTCGGATGCAGAGGGCGCCGGCGAGATGTTCCGCGTGACCACGCTGGACCCGGTCAACCCACCGCTTACCGAAAATGGACAGGTAAACTATGAGGAAGATTTCTTCGGCAAAGCTACCAACCTGACGGTATCCGGGCAGTTGGAAGGTGAACTGGCGGCTATGGCCTTCAGCGATATTTATACCTTCGGACCAACTTTCCGCGCCGAGAACTCCAACACCACGCGTCACCTGGCCGAGTTCTGGATGATCGAGCCGGAGATGGCTTTCTACGACCTGAAAATGAACGCCGACCTGGCCGAGGAGTTTATCAAGTACATCATCCGCTACGCCCTGGAGCACAACCGCGAGGACATCGAGTTCCTGGGCCAGCGCCTGGCAGAGGAAGACAAAAGCAAGCCGCAGCACGAGCGCCAGGAGATGACTTTGCTGGAGAAGCTGGAGTTTGTGGTGAACAACGATTTTGAGCGCGTCACCTATACCGAGGCCATCGACATTCTGGTCAACTCGAACCACTACAAGAAGAAGAAATTCCAGTACGAGGTGAACTGGGGCGTGGACCTGCAGAGCGAGCACGAGCGCTATCTGGTGGAGAAGCACTTCAAGAAACCGGTGATCGTGACGGATTATCCGAAAGATATCAAGGCTTTCTACATGCGCCTGAACGACGACGGCAAGACCGTGGCGGCCATGGACATCCTGGCCCCGGGCATCGGCGAGATCGTGGGCGGTTCGCAGCGTGAGGAGCGCATCGACATCCTGGTGGAGCGTATGAAAGGCGTGGGTATACACGAGGAGGACCTGTGGTGGTACCTGGATACCCGCCGCTTCGGGGGCTGCCCGCACGCAGGCTTTGGCCTCGGCTTTGAGCGCATGGTGCAGTTTGTTACCGGCATGGGCAACATCCGCGATGTGATCCCTTTCCCACGCACGCCGCAGAACGCAGAGTTCTAA
- the rpoN gene encoding RNA polymerase factor sigma-54: MQRLDLRQLLSQKLSPQQIQFIKLLQIPTAELEMRIKEELEINPALEEGREETADEYSDSSDEYEEDYGKDDDIDLNDYLNDDEISGYKMQGDRGGDEEDKEMPIAMTSTLTDSLLDQLGFLSLDDKQYNIGMQLIGSIDSDGYIRRDLRSIANDLAFSQNIETTEEEIEQVLHLIQTFDPAGIAARDLPECLLLQLERREQDATIMLAERIIRQAFDEFTKKHYQKIQSKFNVSEEELKKAIDVITRLNPKPGGAGTGMTRVQYIIPDFILANNNGQLELSLNSRNAPDLRISRSYADMFDAYDKSDKKDKKLKETVTFVKQKLDAAKWFIDAIRQRQNTLLRTMEAIIKYQHGFFLEGDESELRPMILKDIAEEIGMDISTVSRVANSKAVQTEFGIYPLKYFFSEGIATDSGEDASSREVKHILKEIIEGENKRKPLSDEKIEKLLNEKGYNIARRTVAKYREQLNIPVARLRKEL; the protein is encoded by the coding sequence ATGCAGCGACTCGATTTAAGACAACTTTTATCCCAGAAGCTATCGCCGCAGCAGATACAATTTATCAAGCTGCTGCAGATACCTACTGCTGAGTTGGAGATGCGCATTAAAGAGGAGCTGGAGATAAACCCCGCCCTGGAGGAAGGCCGCGAGGAGACCGCCGATGAGTACAGCGACTCCTCGGACGAGTATGAGGAGGATTACGGCAAGGACGATGACATCGACCTGAACGACTACCTGAACGACGACGAGATCAGCGGCTATAAGATGCAGGGCGACCGTGGCGGTGACGAGGAGGACAAGGAAATGCCCATCGCGATGACCTCCACGCTGACCGACTCGCTGCTGGATCAGCTGGGCTTCCTGAGCCTGGACGACAAGCAGTATAACATCGGCATGCAGCTCATTGGCAGCATCGACAGCGACGGCTACATTCGCCGCGACCTGCGCTCTATTGCCAACGACCTGGCTTTTTCCCAGAACATTGAAACCACCGAGGAGGAGATAGAGCAAGTACTGCACCTGATCCAGACCTTCGACCCGGCTGGTATTGCCGCCCGCGACCTGCCCGAGTGCCTGCTGCTGCAGTTGGAGCGCCGCGAACAGGATGCCACCATCATGCTGGCCGAGCGCATCATCCGCCAGGCCTTTGACGAATTCACCAAAAAGCACTACCAGAAGATACAGAGCAAGTTTAACGTGTCGGAGGAGGAGTTGAAAAAGGCCATTGACGTGATTACCAGGCTGAACCCGAAGCCGGGCGGCGCCGGCACCGGTATGACGCGCGTGCAGTATATCATCCCCGACTTTATACTTGCCAACAACAACGGCCAGCTGGAGCTCTCGCTCAACTCCCGCAATGCCCCGGACCTGCGCATCAGCCGCTCCTACGCCGACATGTTCGATGCCTATGACAAGTCGGACAAGAAGGATAAGAAGCTGAAGGAGACGGTAACGTTTGTGAAGCAGAAGCTGGATGCGGCCAAGTGGTTTATCGATGCCATCCGCCAACGCCAGAACACGCTGCTGCGCACCATGGAGGCCATCATCAAGTACCAGCACGGCTTCTTTCTGGAGGGCGACGAGAGCGAGCTGCGCCCGATGATCCTCAAGGATATTGCCGAGGAGATCGGCATGGACATCAGTACCGTGAGCCGTGTGGCCAACAGCAAGGCCGTGCAGACCGAGTTCGGTATCTATCCGCTCAAATATTTCTTCTCAGAGGGCATTGCCACCGACTCCGGCGAGGACGCCAGCAGCCGCGAGGTGAAGCATATCCTTAAGGAGATCATCGAGGGCGAAAACAAGCGCAAGCCACTCTCCGACGAGAAAATAGAGAAGCTCCTGAACGAGAAAGGCTACAACATTGCCCGCCGCACCGTGGCCAAGTATAGGGAGCAACTGAACATTCCGGTGGCCCGCTTACGTAAAGAGCTTTGA
- a CDS encoding enoyl-CoA hydratase-related protein, translating to MNYECLLYEVQEGMATITLNRPDVFNAFNDQQSYDLQDALKQVARDEQVRVVVLTGAGKAFCSGQDLKAIASASKRDLSESLEKRYNPIIRAMRNLPKPIICKLNGVAAGAGCSLALACDLVVASTAASMIEVFVNVGLVLDSGSSFFLPRVVGSLKAFELSTLGSKVSAEEALQLGMVNKVVAPEELDAAVAELAARYAAGPTKAIGLMKKMLNKSFSSSLDEMLDYEAYCQKVAGNSEDYKEGVTAFNEKRKPQFKGA from the coding sequence ATGAACTACGAATGCCTTTTATATGAGGTGCAGGAGGGAATGGCCACCATCACCCTGAACCGACCGGATGTTTTCAATGCCTTTAACGACCAGCAGAGCTACGACCTGCAGGACGCCCTGAAGCAGGTGGCCCGCGACGAGCAGGTGCGCGTGGTGGTGCTGACGGGCGCCGGAAAAGCCTTCTGCTCCGGCCAGGACCTGAAAGCCATCGCCAGTGCCAGCAAGCGCGACCTGTCGGAGTCGCTGGAGAAGCGGTATAACCCCATTATCCGCGCCATGCGCAACCTGCCCAAGCCCATCATCTGCAAACTGAACGGCGTGGCCGCCGGTGCCGGCTGCTCCCTGGCCCTGGCCTGCGACTTGGTGGTGGCAAGCACGGCCGCAAGTATGATCGAGGTATTTGTAAACGTAGGGCTGGTACTGGACTCCGGCTCGTCGTTTTTCCTGCCCCGGGTAGTGGGCTCGCTGAAAGCGTTTGAGCTGAGCACGCTCGGTTCTAAGGTATCGGCTGAGGAGGCGCTGCAACTGGGCATGGTGAACAAGGTGGTGGCCCCGGAGGAGTTGGATGCCGCCGTGGCCGAGCTGGCTGCCCGTTATGCCGCCGGCCCAACCAAAGCCATTGGCCTGATGAAGAAAATGCTCAACAAGTCCTTCAGTTCCTCGCTGGATGAAATGCTGGATTACGAGGCCTACTGCCAGAAAGTAGCCGGTAACTCCGAGGATTACAAAGAGGGCGTCACCGCCTTTAACGAGAAGCGAAAACCGCAGTTCAAGGGGGCATAA